One genomic region from Thermomicrobium sp. 4228-Ro encodes:
- the fliD gene encoding flagellar filament capping protein FliD — translation MSITFDGLASGLNTQDIISKLLQVEQAPINRLNQRKLDIQKERDAWKDLGTRLQNLSSALSALLQRSTVVGFTVRPSDSNAPFTASAGPQAVAGTYSIQIQQLATATTLRGGSAIGLDIDLLAPLKDANFRSPLTSGTFSINGVAISVDAAQDSLLDVITRINTSGAGVIASVVTVDGRTRLQLQAATPGGPLQIGAIGDTSNFLSVTSLLGAPRTGDTVVGTRSLTAVKTTVPLAQAMLATPVSGSGTLTINGVAISYDPSVDSLATILNRINASNAGVTASYDSVTDRIVLTAKTTGSLAITVSDTGNLATALGLVSGQLQLGQNAVYSLDGGSTWQYSTSNTVTDAIPGVTMTFTRTTSSPYAFTVEPNTDSAVAAVRKFVDQFNSVLSFIADKTAYDAATKTAGTLMGDSAVRTIEATLRRLVTSPAINAGGGYRTLADIGISFGRVGSPVGTTNQLQLDEDKLRAALRENPNAVFELFGATSRATLTTPGDIARVAGTPRPPASGRYVVSSDGAGNLTASFYDTANQLLWSASGTIAAGGTNNTLIPGLTLTAASSLTGATSEITVVQQEGILTQLDRYLDGILGWDGLVRARGNAFEQQLRGIDQQIDRFQQRLDDRKAQLVRQFATLERMLAEIQAQGTQLQGQIIKMLGA, via the coding sequence ATGAGCATCACGTTCGACGGCCTGGCGTCGGGGCTCAATACCCAAGACATCATCTCCAAGCTCCTGCAGGTCGAGCAGGCACCCATCAACCGGCTCAACCAGCGCAAGCTGGATATCCAGAAGGAACGCGATGCGTGGAAGGATCTCGGGACACGCCTGCAGAACCTTTCCAGCGCGCTGTCCGCACTCCTCCAGCGCTCGACGGTGGTCGGCTTCACCGTGCGACCGAGCGACAGCAACGCGCCGTTCACGGCCAGCGCTGGCCCGCAGGCGGTCGCTGGAACGTACTCGATCCAGATCCAACAGCTGGCGACGGCGACGACGCTGCGTGGCGGCAGTGCGATCGGACTCGACATCGACCTCTTGGCTCCCTTGAAGGACGCGAACTTTCGGAGCCCCCTGACCAGTGGGACTTTCTCGATCAATGGCGTCGCGATCAGCGTGGATGCGGCACAGGACAGTCTGCTCGACGTCATTACGCGCATCAATACGAGTGGCGCTGGGGTTATCGCTAGCGTGGTGACGGTCGACGGGCGGACACGGCTCCAGCTGCAGGCCGCGACGCCCGGCGGGCCGCTCCAGATCGGTGCGATCGGCGACACGTCGAACTTCCTCTCGGTGACCTCGCTGCTCGGTGCGCCGCGGACAGGCGATACGGTGGTCGGGACGCGCAGTCTCACTGCGGTGAAGACGACCGTACCGCTTGCGCAGGCGATGCTGGCGACCCCGGTGAGCGGCTCGGGGACCTTGACGATCAACGGCGTCGCCATCAGCTACGATCCCTCGGTCGATTCGCTCGCGACGATCCTCAATCGCATCAACGCATCGAACGCTGGTGTCACAGCGAGTTACGACAGCGTGACCGATCGGATCGTCCTGACAGCCAAGACGACCGGTAGCCTTGCCATCACGGTCAGTGACACCGGGAACCTCGCGACGGCCTTGGGGTTGGTGAGTGGCCAACTCCAACTCGGCCAGAATGCCGTCTACAGCCTGGACGGCGGGTCGACCTGGCAGTACAGCACCAGCAATACGGTGACGGACGCGATTCCCGGTGTGACGATGACGTTCACGCGCACGACGAGTTCGCCCTACGCCTTCACGGTCGAGCCGAACACCGACAGCGCGGTCGCCGCAGTGCGCAAGTTCGTCGATCAGTTCAACAGTGTGCTCAGCTTCATCGCCGACAAGACTGCCTACGACGCGGCGACCAAGACGGCTGGCACGCTGATGGGCGACAGCGCGGTGCGCACCATCGAGGCGACCTTGCGGCGCCTGGTGACCAGCCCGGCGATCAACGCTGGGGGTGGTTACCGCACGCTGGCCGATATCGGCATCAGCTTCGGTCGCGTCGGCTCGCCTGTCGGGACGACCAACCAGCTGCAACTGGACGAGGACAAACTGCGTGCTGCCTTGCGCGAGAACCCGAACGCCGTTTTCGAGTTGTTCGGTGCGACTAGCCGGGCGACGCTCACGACACCGGGAGATATCGCGAGGGTCGCCGGAACCCCGCGACCGCCGGCGAGCGGTCGGTACGTCGTCAGCTCGGACGGGGCCGGAAACCTCACCGCATCGTTCTACGATACGGCGAACCAGCTCCTCTGGAGCGCCAGCGGGACGATCGCTGCCGGGGGGACGAATAACACGCTGATCCCAGGGTTGACGCTCACCGCGGCGAGTTCGCTCACCGGTGCGACCAGCGAGATCACGGTCGTCCAGCAAGAAGGAATCCTCACACAACTCGACCGCTATCTCGACGGCATCCTGGGCTGGGACGGACTGGTGCGGGCACGCGGTAATGCCTTCGAGCAGCAGCTGCGTGGCATCGACCAGCAGATCGACCGCTTCCAGCAGCGGCTGGACGACCGCAAGGCACAGCTGGTGCGGCAGTTCGCGACGCTCGAACGGATGCTGGCCGAGATCCAGGCGCAGGGAACCCAGCTCCAGGGGCAGATCATCAAGATGCTCGGTGCCTGA
- the fliS gene encoding flagellar export chaperone FliS: MVANPYLRYRQVTVETASVAELMVLLYRRAVQVLAEAEEAIRERDIPRAHARLVYAQEIVSELMASVNLEAGQLAHQLWAIYDYAQRRLIEANVRKDAAIVAEVRGLLASLLEAWEQVAVQERANQPAPLAANA; the protein is encoded by the coding sequence ATGGTCGCCAATCCCTACCTGCGATACCGGCAGGTCACGGTCGAGACGGCGTCGGTCGCAGAGCTCATGGTGCTGCTCTACCGGCGCGCGGTACAAGTGCTGGCTGAGGCGGAAGAGGCGATCCGGGAGCGCGATATCCCGCGTGCCCATGCCCGGCTGGTGTATGCCCAGGAGATCGTGAGCGAACTCATGGCCAGCGTCAACCTGGAGGCTGGCCAACTGGCCCACCAGCTGTGGGCGATCTACGACTATGCTCAGCGGCGGCTGATCGAGGCGAACGTGCGGAAAGATGCAGCGATCGTGGCCGAGGTGCGGGGGCTCCTGGCCAGCTTGCTCGAGGCCTGGGAGCAAGTGGCGGTGCAGGAGCGCGCGAACCAACCAGCCCCGCTCGCTGCGAACGCCTGA
- the fliT gene encoding flagellar protein FliT, whose amino-acid sequence MEGADALDLATRLRDLTLAQLEAARASQWETATEYLRQRDMVLQRLQAIDPERLDERCRAAIAALLDEVRALDRELVTLVETALEAVREEQRAIERNDAAARGYRRALGASGVAEIVDREV is encoded by the coding sequence GTGGAAGGGGCGGACGCGCTCGATCTCGCGACGCGCCTGCGTGACCTGACGCTCGCCCAGCTCGAGGCTGCGCGGGCGAGTCAGTGGGAGACAGCGACCGAATACCTCCGGCAACGGGATATGGTCCTGCAGCGGTTGCAGGCGATCGATCCGGAGCGACTCGACGAACGATGCCGCGCCGCGATTGCTGCCTTGCTGGACGAGGTCCGGGCGCTCGACCGTGAGCTGGTCACGCTGGTGGAGACGGCGCTCGAGGCGGTGCGCGAGGAACAGCGCGCGATCGAGCGCAACGATGCAGCAGCACGCGGCTACCGGCGGGCACTCGGTGCGAGTGGGGTTGCCGAGATCGTCGATCGCGAGGTGTGA
- a CDS encoding sortase — MHGGWLRVVLLCSVVFLLACVRVEVQRVSTSEPAPPMAPTATPRPIEHASETPQPAVVVHGDSESHQPTRLLRALFRYRMPPATALQIQRLGIDVPIVEVASVKDGKGWYWPVPDEAAAHLAGTANPGEPGNIAITGHVDTTHGPGAFWRLLDIRPGDEVTVWSAAGSFVYRVTEVKVVPETDRTVLRQGDREVLTLLTCVPDGRYDRRLVVRAEPVRPAVAAR; from the coding sequence ATGCATGGCGGCTGGCTGCGTGTCGTGCTGCTCTGTTCAGTCGTGTTTCTCCTCGCTTGCGTGCGGGTCGAGGTGCAGCGAGTGAGCACCAGTGAACCGGCTCCACCAATGGCCCCCACCGCGACACCGCGCCCGATCGAGCACGCGTCGGAGACGCCCCAACCGGCGGTCGTGGTGCACGGCGATAGCGAGAGCCACCAGCCTACCCGACTCCTGCGCGCGCTCTTCCGCTACCGGATGCCACCAGCCACGGCACTCCAGATCCAGCGGCTTGGTATCGACGTGCCAATAGTCGAGGTTGCCTCGGTGAAGGACGGAAAGGGCTGGTACTGGCCGGTACCGGACGAAGCTGCTGCCCACCTGGCGGGAACCGCCAATCCTGGCGAGCCGGGGAATATCGCGATCACGGGCCATGTCGATACGACACACGGCCCTGGTGCCTTCTGGCGGCTGCTCGATATCCGGCCCGGCGACGAAGTCACGGTCTGGAGCGCAGCCGGGAGCTTCGTCTACCGGGTGACCGAAGTCAAGGTCGTGCCGGAAACTGACCGGACCGTGCTGCGCCAGGGTGACCGCGAAGTCTTGACGCTCCTCACCTGCGTTCCGGACGGTCGCTATGACCGGCGGCTCGTCGTGCGGGCCGAGCCAGTGCGCCCGGCGGTCGCGGCGCGGTAG
- a CDS encoding substrate-binding domain-containing protein — MQEQPELVVNVRARRQALGLTQQQLAERAGISRQTLVAIEAGRLTPSVTVALRLARALGCTVDDLFALAEPPLLEAQLALGERWSVPVPSRAHLARVGETIVAWPVRDEGGEAEGVIRERTGDRVTVELLVDPATLERSLVLAGCDPALAMLAAHLRRWHRGLRVLWVPLGSRGALRALAEGWVHVAGTHLWDPEAGEFNLPEVRRQLAGRPVAVVTLSRWVEGLGLAPGNPKQIRSVADLARPDVMLVNREPGSGSRLLLDTAMQNAGLAPSSLPGYDRELPGHRAVAEAIASRLADAGPLAFPVARSYGLSFLPLLEERYDLVVPLEYLDWPPVRDLLELLASRPVRRELEASGYDVHESGVLVARIGA; from the coding sequence GTGCAGGAGCAGCCGGAACTGGTCGTCAACGTGCGAGCCCGCCGCCAGGCGCTGGGTCTCACCCAGCAGCAGCTGGCCGAGCGGGCGGGGATCAGCCGCCAGACGCTGGTCGCGATCGAAGCGGGTCGGCTGACACCGAGCGTGACGGTGGCGCTGCGCCTCGCCCGAGCCCTCGGCTGTACGGTCGACGACCTCTTCGCCCTGGCAGAACCGCCGCTGCTCGAGGCGCAGCTGGCGCTGGGCGAACGGTGGTCCGTACCGGTTCCCTCGCGCGCGCACCTCGCCCGGGTCGGCGAGACGATCGTCGCCTGGCCGGTTCGAGACGAGGGCGGTGAAGCAGAGGGGGTGATCCGCGAGCGAACCGGTGATCGCGTGACGGTGGAGCTACTCGTCGATCCAGCGACGCTGGAGCGGAGTCTCGTCCTGGCCGGTTGTGACCCGGCGCTGGCGATGCTCGCTGCGCACCTCCGGCGCTGGCATCGGGGCCTCCGGGTCCTCTGGGTGCCGCTGGGGAGCCGGGGGGCGTTGCGTGCTCTGGCGGAGGGATGGGTGCATGTCGCGGGGACGCACCTCTGGGATCCGGAGGCAGGCGAGTTCAATCTCCCCGAGGTACGGCGCCAGCTCGCTGGTCGGCCAGTTGCGGTCGTCACGCTGTCCCGCTGGGTGGAAGGGTTGGGACTCGCACCCGGCAACCCGAAGCAGATTCGCTCGGTGGCGGATCTCGCGCGACCCGATGTGATGCTCGTGAACCGCGAGCCCGGTTCGGGGAGTCGGCTGCTGCTGGATACCGCCATGCAGAATGCCGGTCTCGCTCCCAGCTCGCTCCCCGGATACGACCGCGAGCTGCCCGGGCATCGCGCCGTCGCCGAAGCGATCGCGAGCCGCCTGGCAGATGCTGGGCCGCTGGCGTTTCCGGTCGCCCGGTCCTATGGACTCTCCTTCCTGCCGCTGCTCGAGGAGCGCTACGACCTGGTTGTCCCGTTGGAGTACCTGGATTGGCCGCCGGTTCGAGACCTCCTCGAGCTGCTCGCCTCGCGACCGGTTCGGCGGGAGCTGGAGGCGAGTGGGTATGACGTCCACGAGAGCGGCGTGCTCGTCGCACGGATCGGTGCCTGA
- the modA gene encoding molybdate ABC transporter substrate-binding protein — translation MSRGSQLRGLRGILLLSAVLLVLASCSSSTSSPAREGAGASSSESTPAHEVRDGSAPGSKLVVFAASSLLEPFQEIGQEFQRQTGTTVEFNFAGSAQLVAQLQQGALADVIALADLQNMHKAQDLGLVRGAPVLFARNRLVIVVPKENPAGIEQVADLARPGVKVVLAHENVPVGKYAREMLARASQQPGYGADFSERVLGNVVSQEVNVKQVLAKVALGEADAGIVYATDVKAAASEVRTVTIPDELNVVACYPIAIGAGSRVPEQAARFVDFVRSEAGRAVLERSGFLPVASGQDGTEGCS, via the coding sequence ATGTCTCGAGGTTCCCAGCTTCGTGGGTTGCGGGGTATTCTTCTGCTTTCGGCCGTTCTTCTCGTCCTCGCGTCCTGCAGCAGCTCGACGAGTTCCCCAGCAAGGGAAGGAGCGGGCGCGTCGTCCAGCGAAAGCACGCCCGCGCATGAGGTGCGCGATGGTTCTGCCCCGGGTTCCAAGCTCGTCGTTTTCGCAGCATCGTCGCTCCTCGAGCCGTTCCAGGAGATCGGGCAGGAGTTCCAGCGACAGACAGGAACTACTGTGGAGTTCAACTTCGCTGGTTCGGCACAGCTCGTCGCGCAATTGCAGCAGGGAGCACTGGCCGACGTGATCGCTCTCGCTGACCTACAGAACATGCACAAGGCACAGGACCTCGGGCTCGTGCGGGGTGCCCCCGTCCTGTTCGCTCGCAATCGATTGGTCATCGTTGTGCCGAAAGAGAATCCGGCTGGGATCGAACAGGTAGCCGACTTGGCTCGGCCAGGCGTGAAAGTGGTCCTGGCACACGAGAACGTGCCGGTGGGCAAGTACGCTCGGGAGATGCTCGCGCGGGCGAGCCAGCAGCCAGGATACGGCGCTGACTTTTCCGAGCGTGTCTTGGGGAATGTGGTCTCGCAGGAGGTGAACGTCAAGCAGGTGCTGGCCAAGGTCGCGCTCGGTGAAGCAGACGCCGGTATCGTGTACGCAACCGACGTCAAGGCAGCGGCCAGCGAGGTGCGTACGGTGACGATTCCGGACGAGCTCAATGTGGTGGCCTGCTATCCGATCGCTATCGGGGCAGGGAGCCGGGTGCCCGAGCAGGCTGCACGCTTCGTCGATTTCGTCCGCTCCGAGGCCGGTCGGGCAGTCCTCGAGCGCTCTGGTTTCTTGCCGGTCGCATCGGGGCAAGACGGAACGGAGGGATGCTCGTGA
- a CDS encoding ABC transporter permease: protein MLVTGAVQPQVTVRGHTARRRPGGGVRTGRLALFVPVIALLALLLLPLIALLIRAAGIEGIQRYARDPFFLDALRLTVLTSSITVGLALLFGTPVAWILARWDFPGRRLVELAVGLPVVLPPIVAGVALLMLFGRMGLLGQYLTAFGIQIPFTTTAVVIAQVFTATPFYIRTALEGFASVPVELEEAAQVDGCSAQDAFRRVTLPLALPALVSGATLCWAKAVSEFGATLLFAGNFQGRTQTISLAIWTAMEADLWEAVAMAAMLLVVSLAVFIVAERLQGAREVT from the coding sequence ATGCTCGTGACGGGTGCGGTGCAACCGCAAGTGACTGTGCGGGGCCACACTGCCCGAAGGCGGCCAGGTGGGGGAGTACGAACTGGCCGGCTGGCCCTGTTCGTGCCAGTCATCGCCTTGCTGGCGCTCTTGCTGCTGCCGCTCATCGCCTTGCTCATCCGGGCTGCAGGTATCGAAGGTATCCAGCGGTACGCGCGCGACCCCTTCTTTCTCGATGCGCTCCGCTTGACCGTGCTGACGAGCTCGATCACCGTCGGGCTCGCTCTGCTCTTCGGGACTCCGGTTGCCTGGATCTTGGCCCGTTGGGACTTTCCAGGACGGCGGCTCGTCGAGCTCGCCGTTGGGCTTCCGGTGGTTCTTCCCCCGATTGTTGCTGGTGTCGCGCTGCTCATGCTGTTCGGTCGTATGGGGCTGCTCGGCCAGTACCTCACTGCCTTCGGCATTCAAATCCCGTTTACGACGACTGCAGTGGTGATCGCGCAGGTCTTCACGGCCACGCCGTTCTATATCCGCACCGCACTGGAGGGATTTGCGAGCGTCCCGGTGGAGCTGGAGGAGGCAGCGCAAGTGGATGGCTGTAGCGCCCAGGATGCCTTCCGTCGTGTCACGCTTCCGCTAGCGCTTCCTGCTCTGGTCAGCGGGGCCACGCTGTGCTGGGCGAAGGCGGTCTCCGAATTCGGGGCGACTCTCCTCTTCGCCGGGAACTTCCAGGGGCGGACGCAGACCATATCGCTCGCGATCTGGACCGCGATGGAAGCCGATCTTTGGGAAGCGGTCGCGATGGCAGCGATGCTGCTCGTGGTCAGCCTCGCTGTGTTCATCGTCGCTGAGCGCCTGCAGGGTGCGCGGGAGGTCACCTGA
- a CDS encoding CPBP family intramembrane glutamic endopeptidase, whose amino-acid sequence MQERLAVGQHRSLPVSWVPLVFAGPVLRSTLFWVAEQAGVDPYGAGRALGIADRSLWSVTVYAFCGAIVALVLLRALKQRGWTLRALGWRAPESAQAYGAALVGVALVIVLWLPVAALAAVTGIPMFWQERLAFVGPSAAWEFAVAALVGVVIVPLVEEPLFRGFVLRALAERWQWQLAILGQAALFGLYHLFVGPGMMLYTFLWAIVPGLIAWRWRSLWPCLLFHALNNVWADLLVPVLFG is encoded by the coding sequence ATGCAGGAGCGTCTCGCGGTCGGACAGCACCGGTCGCTCCCGGTCAGCTGGGTACCGCTGGTCTTCGCCGGGCCCGTGTTGCGGAGCACCTTGTTCTGGGTAGCGGAGCAGGCGGGAGTCGATCCGTACGGCGCCGGTCGTGCACTCGGTATCGCCGACCGTTCGCTGTGGAGCGTGACGGTCTACGCGTTCTGCGGTGCGATCGTTGCCCTGGTACTCCTGCGTGCGCTCAAGCAGCGTGGCTGGACGCTCCGTGCACTCGGCTGGCGAGCGCCCGAGAGCGCTCAGGCATACGGGGCAGCACTCGTTGGGGTCGCACTGGTCATCGTGCTCTGGCTGCCGGTCGCTGCCTTGGCTGCCGTCACCGGTATACCGATGTTCTGGCAGGAACGACTGGCGTTCGTGGGACCGAGCGCGGCATGGGAGTTCGCGGTGGCGGCGCTGGTGGGCGTCGTGATCGTGCCGCTCGTGGAAGAGCCGCTGTTCCGCGGCTTCGTCCTTCGGGCGCTGGCCGAGCGGTGGCAGTGGCAACTCGCAATCCTGGGCCAGGCTGCACTGTTCGGCCTCTATCACCTCTTCGTCGGTCCCGGAATGATGCTCTACACGTTCCTCTGGGCGATCGTGCCTGGCCTGATCGCCTGGCGTTGGCGGAGTCTCTGGCCCTGCCTCCTGTTCCACGCGCTCAACAATGTGTGGGCTGACCTTTTGGTGCCCGTGTTGTTCGGGTAG
- a CDS encoding SDR family NAD(P)-dependent oxidoreductase: MAEERWLEGMVSLVTGAGRGEDGGGGAGIARHLARRGAKIAVNDITEEFAMATVAQIRQRGGEAIAVVGDVSNPDDADRMVDEVVRCFGRIDILVNNAAISGLIPAVERLPDEIWYHQLAVDLDGPFYMSRAALRYMIPQGFGRIVNISSFAAVRTGFVGGVTYTTAKTGLLGLTRQLAYEVGQYGVTVNALMPTGLLNPRVLRLRPDWVQGEGPHRAIHPEEELGWIVAYLSHPAMTAISGAAIPVDRGMSSGIGDFAELKRRSGKDTGD, translated from the coding sequence ATGGCAGAAGAGCGCTGGCTGGAGGGAATGGTGTCACTGGTCACCGGCGCTGGCCGCGGCGAGGATGGTGGGGGCGGAGCCGGAATCGCGCGACACCTTGCCCGTCGCGGTGCCAAGATCGCCGTCAACGATATCACCGAAGAGTTCGCCATGGCGACGGTCGCGCAGATCCGCCAACGGGGCGGCGAGGCGATCGCCGTGGTCGGCGATGTGTCCAACCCGGACGATGCCGACCGGATGGTCGACGAGGTCGTCCGGTGCTTCGGCCGCATCGACATCCTGGTCAATAATGCCGCCATCTCCGGCTTGATCCCCGCGGTGGAACGCCTCCCGGACGAGATCTGGTACCACCAGCTGGCGGTCGACCTCGATGGCCCGTTCTACATGAGCCGGGCGGCACTCCGGTACATGATCCCGCAGGGTTTCGGCCGGATCGTCAACATCTCCTCCTTCGCTGCTGTCCGTACCGGCTTCGTCGGCGGCGTGACCTATACGACGGCCAAGACTGGCCTCCTGGGCCTCACCCGGCAGCTCGCCTACGAGGTCGGTCAGTACGGCGTTACCGTGAATGCGCTCATGCCGACCGGGCTCCTCAACCCGCGGGTGTTGCGGCTCCGGCCGGACTGGGTACAAGGGGAGGGGCCGCACCGGGCGATCCATCCCGAAGAGGAGCTGGGTTGGATCGTCGCCTATCTCAGTCACCCAGCGATGACGGCGATCTCGGGTGCGGCGATCCCGGTCGACCGGGGCATGTCCAGCGGGATCGGTGACTTCGCTGAACTCAAGCGGCGGAGCGGCAAGGATACCGGTGACTGA
- a CDS encoding SDR family NAD(P)-dependent oxidoreductase, translating to MLERQLCDVSGLVALVTGAGGGAQGGLGAQIARVLAQAGAQVAVNDLDAAAAEATAEEIRAQGGAVEAFPADVADSQQADQLVARVIDRFGKIDILVHKAEYHSRAYRPDQIPTEEWKRSVAVNVHAPFYLSRAAVRDMRKRKYGRIIFVSSIAAIRTSVLHGVPYVATKEALYGFTRHLATEVAQHGITVNALLPGFIVTPKLAAHWPEERIQKLGPTIPALRAGTPEEVASLVVYLASPEAGYLTGAAIPIDGAVSIVPGGRMDPENCWV from the coding sequence ATGCTCGAAAGGCAACTGTGTGATGTGAGCGGCCTGGTCGCGCTCGTGACGGGAGCCGGCGGTGGCGCCCAGGGTGGTCTGGGAGCGCAGATCGCGCGCGTGCTGGCACAGGCCGGAGCGCAGGTGGCAGTGAACGATCTCGACGCTGCCGCTGCCGAAGCGACTGCTGAGGAAATCCGTGCGCAAGGGGGAGCCGTCGAGGCGTTCCCGGCCGATGTCGCTGACTCGCAGCAGGCTGACCAGCTCGTCGCGCGAGTGATCGACCGCTTCGGCAAGATCGACATTCTCGTGCACAAAGCGGAGTACCACTCGCGGGCGTACCGGCCCGATCAGATTCCGACCGAGGAGTGGAAGCGGAGCGTGGCGGTGAACGTGCACGCGCCGTTCTATTTGAGCCGTGCTGCAGTGCGCGACATGCGCAAGCGGAAGTATGGTCGGATCATCTTTGTCTCGAGTATCGCGGCGATCCGGACCAGCGTGCTGCACGGGGTACCCTACGTGGCGACCAAGGAGGCGCTCTACGGGTTTACCCGCCACCTGGCGACCGAAGTCGCGCAGCATGGCATTACGGTCAACGCGCTCCTCCCCGGGTTCATCGTCACGCCGAAGCTGGCAGCGCACTGGCCGGAGGAACGGATCCAGAAGCTCGGCCCGACGATTCCAGCCCTGCGAGCCGGGACACCGGAAGAAGTGGCGAGTCTCGTCGTCTATTTGGCTAGCCCGGAGGCGGGCTATCTGACCGGTGCGGCGATCCCGATCGACGGGGCCGTGTCGATCGTCCCGGGCGGCCGAATGGATCCGGAGAACTGCTGGGTCTGA
- a CDS encoding multicopper oxidase family protein, with protein MGERIAHRRLTRRCFLASLAAGTLLTAACTRQPITPAAPPTPTPRGVASTVVTAPGSPAGPVRAYTLETQESELALGASRVKTFTYDGQLPGPELRVREGDTLRVTFTNLLPEPTTIHWHGIPVPNAMDGVPDVTQPAIAPGATFTYEFAVPVAGTYFYHTHVGLQLDRGLYGPLIVEPRQETLSYDREVTLVLDDWLDGIDGTPEEALRRLVGGGHGAHGAMPMQPGMGTMPGMPGMSGMPGMTGGGEPAESEPDLVYPLYLVNGRPPEAPFEFAGKRGEVLRLRLINAASATIFRVALLGHRLQVVQADGQPVAPLEGDVLRIGMGERYDVLVSLDNPGVWPLVAWVAGTSHAARAILRYEGSTGRPSETIARPRELDGELLHALRFRAAVPGTAAAPDIERTVVLAGGMGSYVWTIDGQAYPDAEPIRIGLGRRVRFRLHNMTMMPHPMHLHGHFFRVGDPSSGAVRDTILVEPMQEVTIDWLADNPGRWAFHCHHQYHQEAGMMRIVEIA; from the coding sequence ATGGGCGAACGAATCGCGCATCGTCGACTGACGCGACGGTGCTTCCTGGCGAGCCTGGCCGCTGGCACCCTGCTGACCGCAGCCTGTACCCGCCAGCCAATCACACCGGCTGCACCTCCCACTCCGACACCGCGGGGAGTCGCCTCGACCGTGGTAACGGCACCCGGCTCACCAGCTGGCCCGGTGCGGGCGTATACCCTGGAGACACAGGAGTCCGAACTCGCCCTCGGCGCCTCCCGGGTGAAGACGTTCACGTACGACGGGCAGCTCCCCGGGCCGGAGCTGCGTGTCCGCGAGGGCGACACGCTCCGCGTCACGTTCACCAACCTTCTGCCTGAGCCGACGACGATCCACTGGCATGGGATTCCTGTCCCGAACGCGATGGACGGTGTCCCCGACGTCACCCAGCCAGCGATCGCGCCAGGAGCGACCTTCACCTACGAGTTCGCGGTACCCGTGGCGGGAACCTACTTCTACCACACGCACGTGGGACTGCAACTCGACCGCGGCCTCTACGGCCCGCTGATCGTCGAACCCCGGCAGGAGACCCTGAGCTACGACCGCGAGGTGACCCTCGTCCTGGACGACTGGCTCGACGGCATCGACGGGACACCGGAGGAGGCGCTCCGACGGCTCGTCGGTGGAGGCCACGGGGCGCACGGCGCGATGCCGATGCAACCCGGGATGGGTACCATGCCGGGTATGCCCGGTATGAGCGGGATGCCCGGTATGACAGGTGGGGGTGAACCGGCCGAAAGCGAGCCTGACCTCGTCTACCCGCTCTACCTCGTCAACGGCCGGCCCCCGGAAGCACCCTTCGAATTCGCCGGTAAGCGCGGCGAGGTGCTGCGCCTGCGACTGATCAACGCCGCCTCAGCGACGATCTTCCGGGTCGCGCTCCTCGGACACCGTCTCCAGGTCGTCCAGGCTGACGGGCAACCGGTCGCACCGCTCGAGGGGGACGTCCTCCGCATCGGCATGGGCGAGCGCTACGACGTCCTCGTCAGTCTCGACAACCCGGGTGTCTGGCCGCTCGTGGCTTGGGTAGCAGGCACCAGCCATGCCGCTCGCGCCATCCTCCGCTACGAGGGGAGCACCGGTCGACCATCGGAAACGATCGCCCGACCACGGGAACTTGACGGTGAACTCCTCCACGCCCTCCGTTTCCGTGCTGCCGTTCCCGGCACGGCGGCGGCACCGGACATCGAGCGGACGGTCGTCCTCGCTGGAGGCATGGGAAGCTACGTCTGGACGATCGACGGCCAGGCCTATCCGGACGCCGAGCCGATTCGGATCGGCCTCGGCCGCCGTGTCCGGTTCCGCCTGCACAACATGACGATGATGCCGCACCCGATGCATCTCCACGGCCACTTCTTCCGCGTCGGCGATCCGAGCTCTGGAGCCGTGCGCGACACCATTCTCGTCGAGCCGATGCAGGAGGTCACCATCGACTGGCTCGCCGATAACCCCGGTCGCTGGGCCTTCCACTGCCATCACCAGTACCACCAAGAGGCCGGGATGATGCGGATCGTCGAGATCGCCTAG